The Pirellulimonas nuda genome includes a region encoding these proteins:
- a CDS encoding glucose-1-phosphate cytidylyltransferase translates to MNDVPVFILCGGFGTRLREQTEFRPKPMIEIGGRPILWHIMRSYARHGFRRFVLCLGYRAEVIREYFLHYTSLNSDFTVELATNTVTLDSIDHTDDWKVTLADTGLETMTGARVARAASRYLGDAEHFAVTYGDGVTDADLAAEFRFHLGHERLGTVLGVNPPSRFGEIKLDGDAVLQFEEKPEFAEKWINGGYQFFRRGFLDYLNEDPACVLEKTPLVRLAAAGELSLYRHRGFWHCMDTQRDYDSLNAMWSRGEAPWKA, encoded by the coding sequence ATGAATGATGTCCCGGTTTTTATCCTGTGCGGCGGCTTCGGCACGCGTCTGCGCGAGCAGACTGAGTTCCGCCCGAAACCGATGATCGAGATCGGCGGCCGGCCGATCCTGTGGCACATCATGCGGAGCTACGCCCGCCACGGTTTCCGCCGCTTCGTGCTCTGCCTGGGGTACCGCGCCGAGGTGATCCGCGAGTACTTCTTGCACTACACGTCGCTCAACAGCGACTTCACGGTCGAGCTCGCCACCAACACCGTGACGCTCGATTCCATCGACCACACCGACGACTGGAAGGTCACGCTCGCGGACACCGGTCTAGAAACCATGACCGGGGCCCGTGTCGCCCGGGCGGCCTCCCGCTACCTGGGCGACGCCGAGCACTTCGCGGTCACCTACGGGGACGGCGTCACCGACGCCGACCTGGCCGCCGAGTTCCGCTTCCACCTCGGTCACGAAAGGCTGGGGACCGTGCTGGGGGTCAACCCTCCGTCCCGGTTCGGCGAGATCAAGCTCGACGGGGACGCGGTCCTCCAGTTCGAGGAGAAGCCCGAATTCGCCGAAAAATGGATCAATGGCGGGTACCAGTTCTTCCGCCGCGGTTTTCTCGACTACCTCAACGAGGACCCGGCTTGCGTCCTGGAGAAGACGCCGCTGGTCCGTCTGGCGGCCGCGGGCGAGCTCTCGCTCTACCGCCACCGCGGCTTCTGGCACTGCATGGACACGCAGCGCGACTACGACAGCCTGAACGCCATGTGGAGTCGCGGCGAAGCGCCCTGGAAAGCGTGA
- a CDS encoding sugar transferase: protein MPVRELTKPRPHRAASAPAHHEGASRTPESTGSLIAEVLAGDVLDVDMAAAGDGIVIHPSHAQRDALDLAAGRFYLMAKRLMDIAGGLLALLLFSPVMAVAAALIKLHDGGPVLFAQTRVGLNGREFRCLKFRSMVVDADRLKVDLHEENHHDDPRTFKIPNDPRVTWIGRLLRRGSIDEMPQLFNVLRGDMSLVGPRPPVPSEVEKYSWRDMQRFEAKPGLTCIWQVSGRSRLSFPEQIELDLDYIENRSLWLDARLILLTLPAVLSGDGAY from the coding sequence ATGCCTGTCCGAGAGCTCACCAAGCCCCGTCCCCATCGCGCCGCCAGCGCCCCCGCTCACCATGAAGGAGCCTCGCGAACTCCAGAATCGACCGGTTCGCTGATCGCCGAAGTGCTTGCCGGCGACGTCCTGGACGTTGACATGGCGGCCGCCGGCGACGGCATAGTGATCCATCCGTCCCACGCCCAGCGCGACGCGCTAGATTTGGCGGCCGGGCGTTTCTACTTGATGGCCAAGCGGCTGATGGACATCGCCGGTGGCCTGCTGGCGCTGCTGCTGTTCTCACCCGTGATGGCCGTCGCGGCCGCGCTCATCAAGCTCCACGATGGCGGCCCGGTCCTCTTCGCGCAGACGCGGGTGGGACTGAACGGGCGTGAGTTTCGGTGTCTGAAATTCCGCTCGATGGTCGTTGACGCCGATCGCCTAAAAGTCGATCTCCACGAAGAAAACCACCACGACGACCCGCGGACCTTCAAGATCCCCAACGACCCGCGCGTCACCTGGATCGGCCGGTTGCTGCGCCGCGGCAGCATCGACGAGATGCCGCAGCTGTTTAACGTTCTTCGAGGCGACATGAGCCTGGTCGGCCCCCGACCGCCGGTCCCCAGCGAAGTCGAGAAGTACTCCTGGCGCGACATGCAGCGTTTTGAGGCCAAGCCTGGTTTGACCTGCATCTGGCAGGTTTCCGGGCGCAGCCGGCTGTCGTTCCCCGAGCAGATCGAGCTCGACCTGGACTACATCGAGAACCGTAGCCTGTGGCTCGACGCGAGGCTTATCCTCTTGACCTTGCCGGCGGTCCTCTCCGGAGACGGGGCCTACTAG
- the arsC gene encoding arsenate reductase (glutaredoxin) (This arsenate reductase requires both glutathione and glutaredoxin to convert arsenate to arsenite, after which the efflux transporter formed by ArsA and ArsB can extrude the arsenite from the cell, providing resistance.), with the protein METTVTIYHNPQCSKSREALEYLQANGIQPTVVEYLRTPLDIDELRRLVKLLGVAPSSMVRARDFQRLELDSPTDADGWLGLIALHPELLERPVVVVGDRARIGRPVERLADLVDAAKSAG; encoded by the coding sequence ATGGAAACCACGGTCACGATCTATCACAACCCACAGTGCTCGAAGAGTCGGGAGGCGTTGGAGTACCTGCAGGCCAACGGGATCCAGCCGACCGTGGTTGAGTACCTACGCACGCCGCTGGATATCGACGAACTCCGCCGGCTAGTGAAACTGCTTGGCGTGGCCCCGAGCAGCATGGTCCGCGCCAGGGACTTCCAGCGGCTGGAGCTCGACTCCCCCACCGATGCAGACGGGTGGCTGGGCCTGATCGCGCTGCACCCAGAGCTGCTGGAACGCCCGGTTGTGGTCGTGGGCGACCGCGCCCGGATCGGACGGCCTGTCGAAAGGCTGGCCGACCTGGTGGACGCGGCGAAGTCGGCGGGGTAG
- a CDS encoding sigma-54 interaction domain-containing protein: MTPKSAFVKPVAAPAERRPLIVLGIASSEAALAIERRLQGLGCACRVAHTYDRLEALMAEGAECGAILDTHLCGKPTLAMRHCYPRLMQTTPVLYRVPDEEESFEEVLAAVRAGAYDVMFGLSGLHKLDGLVSEATFSRRPAEPPAQGLGDRGSSATEPADSRASISHARGLEAAHEHAEKELAKLLIGDSPAMDCIRRRIVEVAETNASVMICGESGTGKELVAQAIHQFSRVSAGPFVPVNMAAIPQGLAESLLFGHAKGSFTSAAKDQTGYCQSADGGTLFMDEISEMEVAIQPKLLRFLQTGVVQPIGAPRPTAVATRIITATNRDPGELVRSGQLREDLFYRLHVVPISIPPLRERPGDIRQLAAVFLDRYAAEHRRPARGFTEEALAALERLPLPGNVRQLENLVEQIVIFTRGALVTVSDIPTAFSGGPGAVRTGAQPTGPQRRGDAATPDAGPAAPTLKRFQQQERAAILEALQQSRGHVVDAAELLGLSQATVYRKIKEYQIPRERRRRKPKPR; this comes from the coding sequence GTGACACCCAAATCGGCGTTCGTAAAACCCGTCGCGGCCCCGGCAGAGCGGCGGCCACTGATCGTGCTGGGGATCGCCAGCTCGGAAGCCGCCCTGGCCATCGAGCGGCGGCTCCAGGGGCTGGGGTGTGCTTGCCGCGTCGCGCACACCTACGACCGTCTGGAGGCACTGATGGCCGAAGGCGCGGAATGCGGCGCGATCCTCGACACCCATCTTTGCGGCAAGCCGACGCTCGCGATGCGTCACTGCTACCCGCGATTGATGCAGACGACGCCGGTCCTCTACCGGGTCCCAGACGAAGAGGAGTCCTTTGAAGAAGTCCTCGCGGCGGTCCGGGCCGGCGCCTACGACGTGATGTTCGGGCTGAGTGGGCTGCACAAGCTTGACGGGCTCGTCTCCGAGGCGACTTTCTCGCGCCGCCCCGCGGAGCCTCCGGCCCAGGGACTGGGCGATCGTGGCTCCTCCGCCACCGAGCCGGCCGACAGCCGCGCCAGCATCTCCCACGCCCGCGGGTTAGAGGCGGCGCACGAGCACGCAGAAAAAGAGCTCGCCAAGCTCCTGATCGGCGACAGCCCGGCGATGGACTGCATCCGCCGGCGGATCGTCGAGGTCGCCGAGACGAACGCCTCGGTGATGATCTGCGGGGAGAGTGGCACCGGCAAAGAGTTGGTGGCTCAGGCCATCCACCAGTTTAGCCGCGTTTCGGCCGGCCCGTTCGTCCCGGTCAACATGGCGGCGATCCCTCAGGGGCTGGCCGAGAGCCTGCTGTTCGGGCACGCCAAGGGGTCGTTTACGTCCGCGGCGAAGGACCAGACAGGGTACTGCCAGTCGGCCGACGGGGGGACGCTGTTCATGGACGAGATCTCCGAGATGGAGGTCGCGATCCAGCCCAAGCTGCTGCGGTTCCTGCAGACCGGGGTCGTCCAGCCGATCGGCGCCCCAAGACCGACCGCGGTCGCGACCCGCATCATCACGGCCACTAACCGCGATCCCGGCGAGCTGGTCCGTTCGGGGCAGCTCCGCGAGGACCTCTTCTACCGGTTGCATGTCGTCCCGATCTCGATCCCGCCGCTGCGGGAGCGGCCCGGCGATATCCGTCAGCTGGCGGCGGTGTTTCTTGACCGGTACGCCGCCGAGCACCGCAGGCCTGCCCGCGGGTTCACCGAGGAGGCGCTGGCGGCCCTCGAGCGGCTGCCGCTGCCGGGCAACGTCCGGCAGCTCGAGAATCTCGTGGAGCAGATCGTGATTTTCACGCGGGGCGCGCTCGTCACGGTGAGCGACATCCCTACGGCGTTCTCGGGCGGACCGGGGGCGGTGCGGACCGGCGCACAACCCACTGGCCCGCAACGTCGCGGCGACGCCGCGACCCCCGACGCCGGGCCGGCGGCCCCGACCCTCAAGCGGTTCCAGCAGCAAGAACGGGCGGCGATCCTCGAGGCGCTCCAGCAGTCGCGCGGGCACGTGGTTGACGCCGCGGAGCTGCTGGGGCTGAGCCAAGCGACCGTGTATCGTAAGATAAAGGAATACCAGATCCCCCGCGAGCGTAGGCGTCGCAAGCCCAAGCCCCGCTGA
- a CDS encoding CpsD/CapB family tyrosine-protein kinase, whose amino-acid sequence MAYEPREVRLAPESPLVLDRMRPAAATPAGEDAVQDSFVLEVIRKRWWLLALCALAGAGGAYFLAQEFGKQTAVVHGSLMYGGLPLPPGPSVYQPPSLTTYQEILFSIPSMQRICDQHGLEMPPGRLAEMFKCKVGRGSSIMELQLQWANPADGVAMVNDTMQLLIDEAARRRKAVLGEHMRHVESVQLTARSEVDQAEKRLRDARRARAELLREQGLASDPTDDFSAQRERMLDTQAALEQLAVSKKSLEEQLRQTDGQILGALGRLQQAHVNARVQFLDGVMQRYRQGTKTWDNLNQLKNRLEALSKAPLDSVASYTDWKTKLAQIDLEAPPVAGAVNVAALGGLDRDLQSLTSRRVQLEYGLIPLQHQQVMLETRLADIEAPSAAPEATGAAMPLSVGEEFGEEERQLAAAENRYNLVKQQLENMRQVEACRTQEFSVHMPASLATTQVDSNKKKMFVMFAAAIAGALALPVFGVEWLARRQSPVVQFASRWGLPVIAERLLANYQIGKNDAPDWRFDQAVRMATLRIQQSANRSGFVVLFSNLGQTAPPARLMTAIAECLAHREERVLVVDAMCPSLGRRPAARPSHAPHQRLLPLTNPNGQRLTAAPSSQSSDGSTDEQAANDTALATRYGLSEFLSRECEDVADLIQPTGCPGVDQISAGDMEFPREAMASSCFSELFEHCRNTYSVILVAGPPVVARADFQMLAARADGILLAASGAAVKDPASRAAVQDLIELRAPMLGIVS is encoded by the coding sequence ATGGCCTACGAACCACGCGAAGTCCGATTGGCCCCCGAGTCGCCGCTGGTGCTCGACCGGATGCGTCCCGCCGCCGCGACGCCTGCGGGTGAAGACGCGGTGCAAGACTCGTTCGTGCTGGAGGTGATCCGCAAACGCTGGTGGCTGCTGGCGCTGTGCGCCCTGGCCGGGGCGGGCGGGGCCTACTTTTTGGCGCAAGAGTTCGGCAAACAGACCGCCGTCGTCCACGGCAGCCTGATGTACGGCGGCCTGCCGCTGCCTCCGGGTCCGTCGGTCTACCAGCCCCCCAGCCTGACGACCTACCAAGAGATCTTGTTCTCGATCCCGAGCATGCAGCGGATCTGCGATCAGCACGGTCTGGAGATGCCCCCCGGTCGCCTAGCGGAGATGTTCAAGTGCAAGGTCGGCCGCGGCTCGAGCATCATGGAGCTCCAGCTGCAATGGGCCAACCCGGCGGATGGCGTGGCGATGGTCAATGACACGATGCAGCTGCTGATCGACGAAGCGGCGCGTCGGCGCAAGGCAGTCCTCGGCGAGCACATGCGGCACGTCGAGTCGGTCCAGCTCACCGCCCGCAGCGAGGTCGACCAGGCCGAGAAGCGGCTCCGCGACGCCCGCCGCGCCCGCGCCGAGCTGCTCAGGGAGCAGGGGCTCGCGAGCGACCCAACCGACGACTTCTCGGCTCAGCGCGAGCGGATGCTCGACACTCAGGCCGCCCTCGAGCAGCTCGCCGTGAGCAAGAAGAGCCTCGAAGAGCAGCTTCGTCAGACGGACGGACAGATCCTAGGCGCTCTGGGGCGGCTGCAGCAGGCCCACGTCAACGCGCGGGTCCAGTTCCTGGATGGAGTAATGCAGCGTTACCGCCAGGGGACCAAGACCTGGGACAATCTCAATCAACTCAAGAACCGGCTCGAGGCGTTGTCCAAGGCGCCGCTTGATTCGGTCGCCAGCTACACGGACTGGAAAACGAAGCTAGCTCAGATCGATCTCGAGGCGCCCCCGGTTGCGGGCGCCGTCAACGTCGCCGCGCTGGGAGGCTTAGACCGCGACCTCCAGTCGCTCACCAGTCGCCGGGTCCAGCTAGAGTACGGCTTGATCCCGCTGCAGCACCAGCAGGTGATGCTCGAAACGCGTCTGGCGGACATCGAGGCGCCCTCCGCGGCGCCCGAGGCGACCGGCGCGGCCATGCCGCTGAGCGTGGGGGAGGAGTTCGGCGAGGAGGAACGGCAGCTGGCGGCCGCCGAGAACCGGTACAACCTCGTGAAACAACAGCTGGAGAACATGCGGCAGGTCGAGGCGTGCCGCACGCAGGAGTTTTCGGTGCACATGCCCGCCAGCCTGGCGACGACCCAGGTCGACTCGAACAAGAAGAAGATGTTCGTGATGTTCGCGGCGGCAATCGCGGGCGCCTTGGCGCTGCCGGTGTTCGGGGTCGAGTGGCTCGCGCGGCGGCAGAGCCCGGTGGTGCAGTTCGCCAGCCGCTGGGGCCTCCCGGTGATCGCCGAGCGGCTGCTGGCCAACTACCAGATCGGCAAGAACGACGCCCCCGACTGGCGGTTCGACCAGGCGGTGCGGATGGCGACCCTCCGCATCCAGCAGTCGGCCAACCGGTCAGGGTTCGTGGTGCTTTTCAGCAACTTAGGGCAGACGGCCCCCCCTGCGCGTCTGATGACGGCGATCGCCGAGTGCCTGGCGCACCGTGAAGAGCGGGTGCTGGTGGTCGACGCGATGTGCCCGTCGCTCGGGCGTCGGCCCGCCGCTAGGCCGAGCCATGCGCCGCACCAGCGGCTGCTGCCCCTCACCAATCCGAACGGTCAGCGATTGACGGCCGCGCCAAGTTCGCAATCGAGTGACGGCTCGACCGACGAACAGGCGGCCAACGACACCGCACTGGCCACCCGCTACGGGCTCTCCGAATTCCTCTCTCGGGAGTGCGAAGATGTCGCCGACCTGATCCAGCCGACCGGCTGCCCCGGGGTCGACCAGATCTCGGCGGGAGACATGGAGTTTCCCCGCGAGGCGATGGCGTCAAGCTGCTTTTCGGAGCTCTTCGAGCACTGCCGCAACACGTACTCGGTGATCCTGGTGGCCGGCCCGCCAGTCGTCGCCCGCGCCGACTTTCAGATGCTCGCCGCCCGGGCCGACGGGATCTTGCTCGCCGCCAGCGGCGCCGCGGTCAAGGACCCCGCCAGCCGGGCGGCGGTCCAGGACCTGATCGAACTCCGCGCTCCCATGCTCGGCATCGTAAGCTAG
- a CDS encoding ABC transporter permease, which produces MPDASTPTLTGFAQDDGAAVTPPTGAAPVSPDETVGHVTSVGPAARATVAAPTDLVIEPRSGWIPVDFGELWRFRELMFFLVWRDVKVRYKQTVLGVAWAVLVPIFSVTIFTVIFGNFAGLKKTLPPDLVQAYPVYVYAGLLPWLFFSNAVSLGGMSLVNQQQLLTKIYFPRLFVPSATVTGSLVDMGLSFCVFAAMMAIYGVAPSPLIVLLPCLVLLVWAASLGIAYLLSALTVSYRDFRFVIPFMVQAWQFLSPVVYPTSIIPERYRLLYALNPLAGIIEGFRGVIFGTPIPWGMLAVSTLSSLFLLVFGMLYFRKTERRFADIA; this is translated from the coding sequence ATGCCCGACGCGTCAACCCCCACGCTGACAGGATTCGCGCAAGACGACGGGGCGGCGGTCACGCCGCCGACGGGCGCGGCTCCGGTCTCTCCGGACGAGACGGTCGGCCACGTCACGTCCGTCGGTCCGGCTGCCCGCGCCACCGTCGCGGCGCCGACGGACCTAGTGATCGAGCCACGCAGCGGCTGGATCCCGGTCGATTTTGGCGAGTTGTGGCGCTTCCGGGAGCTGATGTTCTTCTTGGTGTGGCGCGACGTGAAGGTGCGTTACAAGCAGACGGTGCTGGGAGTCGCCTGGGCGGTGTTGGTGCCCATCTTTAGCGTCACGATCTTCACGGTGATCTTCGGGAACTTCGCCGGCCTCAAGAAAACGCTGCCCCCGGATTTGGTGCAGGCCTACCCGGTCTACGTCTACGCGGGCCTGCTGCCGTGGCTCTTCTTCTCAAACGCGGTGTCGCTGGGGGGGATGTCGCTGGTGAACCAGCAGCAACTGCTCACCAAGATTTACTTCCCGAGGCTATTCGTGCCGTCTGCGACAGTCACGGGCTCGCTGGTCGACATGGGACTCTCGTTCTGTGTTTTCGCCGCGATGATGGCGATCTACGGCGTGGCGCCTTCGCCGCTGATCGTGCTGCTGCCGTGCCTTGTGTTGCTGGTCTGGGCGGCCTCGCTGGGGATCGCCTACCTGCTGTCGGCGCTAACAGTGAGTTACCGAGATTTTCGGTTCGTGATCCCGTTCATGGTGCAGGCGTGGCAGTTCCTCAGCCCGGTGGTGTACCCGACGTCGATCATCCCCGAGCGATACCGCCTGCTGTATGCACTCAACCCACTCGCCGGGATCATTGAGGGCTTCCGCGGCGTGATCTTCGGGACGCCAATCCCTTGGGGGATGCTTGCGGTCTCCACCCTCTCCTCGCTCTTCCTGCTGGTGTTCGGGATGCTGTACTTCCGGAAGACGGAACGGCGGTTCGCCGACATCGCATAA
- a CDS encoding ABC transporter ATP-binding protein, giving the protein MTQPIISVENLGKAYRLGQREEKYPTFRDALVGAAKAPLRRFRNLSGGGGEEELFWALKDVSFEVQQGEVVGIIGRNGAGKSTLLKVLSRITEPTTGRAVLRGRVASLLEVGTGFHPELTGRENIYLNGSILGMKKREIDRKFEEIVAFAEVERFLDTPVKRYSSGMYVRLAFAVAAHLDPEILIVDEVLAVGDAQFQEKCLGKMQEVSEGGGRTVLFVSHNMAAVRRLCNRCIVLTDGEIEVVGQTADAIDRYLMGSQRNASKAVARCSDQGSRAAIQISEVKVCNQLGDPTARVRSGDDVYLSITTSSSKSLDQAELITRITDGAGNLTTTLNTRLTLPYQRIEEGKTTWQCHIQHLYLTEGVYHVSVAAKDELKTWDSQDSCVEFEIEGSVNEKLAKNPMRRFGFLLPPHEWKLDICNDSTDSDGEVSGQQLCQPRTEL; this is encoded by the coding sequence ATGACCCAGCCCATCATCTCCGTCGAGAATCTCGGCAAGGCCTACCGGCTAGGACAGCGCGAGGAGAAGTACCCGACGTTTCGCGACGCACTGGTTGGGGCGGCGAAGGCGCCCTTAAGGCGGTTCCGCAATCTCAGCGGTGGGGGCGGCGAGGAGGAGCTATTCTGGGCGCTCAAAGACGTCTCGTTCGAGGTGCAGCAAGGGGAGGTCGTCGGCATCATCGGCCGCAACGGCGCCGGCAAGAGCACCCTACTGAAGGTCCTCAGCCGGATCACCGAGCCGACAACCGGCCGGGCAGTGCTGCGGGGCCGGGTCGCGTCGCTGCTGGAGGTCGGCACGGGGTTCCACCCCGAGCTTACCGGCCGCGAGAACATCTACTTGAACGGTTCGATCCTGGGGATGAAGAAGCGAGAGATCGACCGCAAGTTCGAAGAGATCGTGGCGTTCGCGGAGGTGGAAAGGTTCCTCGACACGCCGGTCAAGCGGTATTCGAGCGGCATGTACGTTCGCTTGGCCTTCGCGGTCGCGGCCCACTTGGATCCGGAGATCCTGATCGTTGATGAAGTGCTTGCGGTGGGGGACGCGCAGTTTCAAGAAAAGTGCCTGGGGAAAATGCAGGAGGTTTCCGAAGGAGGTGGTCGAACAGTGTTGTTTGTGAGTCACAACATGGCGGCCGTACGTCGGCTCTGCAACCGATGCATCGTCTTGACAGACGGCGAGATCGAAGTCGTGGGGCAGACCGCGGATGCGATCGACCGCTATTTAATGGGATCACAGCGCAATGCATCCAAAGCGGTAGCACGCTGCTCGGACCAAGGGAGCCGCGCAGCTATCCAGATTAGCGAAGTGAAAGTCTGCAATCAGCTCGGCGATCCAACGGCTCGTGTGCGATCAGGAGACGACGTCTACCTGTCGATAACAACCTCCAGTAGTAAGTCGCTAGATCAAGCCGAACTGATTACACGAATTACTGACGGCGCAGGCAATCTCACCACAACCCTCAACACCCGACTTACACTGCCATACCAAAGGATCGAAGAAGGCAAGACGACCTGGCAATGCCATATCCAACACCTCTACCTTACAGAAGGCGTCTACCACGTATCAGTTGCGGCGAAGGATGAGCTGAAAACTTGGGACAGCCAGGATTCCTGCGTGGAATTTGAGATTGAGGGGTCTGTCAACGAAAAGTTAGCAAAAAACCCAATGCGTCGATTCGGATTCCTCCTGCCTCCCCATGAGTGGAAGCTCGATATTTGCAACGACTCGACGGACTCCGATGGCGAAGTTTCTGGGCAGCAATTGTGCCAACCAAGGACCGAGCTATGA
- a CDS encoding sulfotransferase family protein produces MKSVPDVALVGAMKAGTTTLANIMSGHPRLAVANANQPGTIRKEPGYFSRDDRYAKGPDWYESHFAHALDGQLTVDASTCYSRSRQFPHAMHRLHRANRRAKLIYILRHPVERTYSHYLQYARQAYFRGDNVLTIGEYLQEDATVIAASFYDDEIQHVLRHFGPDSLLCLRFEDLQTKPRVVLERISRHLDIEPFQLDESMPSLNSHDKSIERLAESEAMNRLLKSPLAQAIKPLLPELLRRHARNSFRRLVVGNQVGRRATKDIQGHASPLDSETRHLLHEVLDPHTLRLGDILQWDVSNWTLNTNPGGEADPLVESSTVR; encoded by the coding sequence ATGAAATCAGTTCCAGACGTAGCGCTCGTCGGCGCCATGAAAGCGGGCACAACTACTCTTGCAAACATCATGAGCGGCCATCCGCGGCTTGCGGTTGCAAACGCAAATCAACCGGGAACGATAAGGAAAGAGCCAGGGTACTTTAGCCGAGACGATCGCTACGCAAAGGGGCCAGACTGGTACGAGTCGCATTTTGCGCATGCCCTGGACGGACAATTAACCGTTGACGCCTCAACGTGTTATAGCCGCAGCCGGCAGTTTCCCCACGCAATGCATCGTCTCCATCGGGCAAATCGGCGGGCGAAGCTAATCTACATACTGCGGCACCCCGTCGAACGCACCTACTCGCACTATTTACAGTACGCACGTCAGGCCTACTTTCGCGGTGACAACGTCCTCACGATAGGCGAATACCTGCAAGAGGATGCGACGGTTATCGCCGCGAGCTTCTACGATGATGAAATTCAGCATGTCCTGCGCCACTTCGGTCCTGACTCGCTACTCTGCCTTCGATTTGAAGACCTGCAAACGAAGCCACGCGTGGTTCTAGAGAGAATATCTCGACATCTTGACATTGAACCTTTTCAATTGGACGAAAGCATGCCATCACTCAACTCGCATGATAAGTCAATTGAACGTTTAGCTGAGTCGGAAGCGATGAATAGGCTTCTCAAGTCGCCGCTGGCGCAAGCGATCAAGCCGCTACTTCCGGAACTGCTTCGTCGTCACGCGCGGAATTCTTTTCGTCGACTCGTAGTAGGGAATCAGGTTGGTCGCCGTGCCACCAAGGACATTCAAGGGCATGCTAGCCCACTAGATTCTGAGACAAGGCATCTACTTCATGAGGTACTCGACCCTCACACGCTCCGACTGGGCGATATCTTGCAATGGGATGTCAGCAACTGGACTCTCAATACTAATCCTGGAGGAGAAGCAGACCCTCTAGTCGAGTCTAGCACCGTCCGATGA
- a CDS encoding O-antigen ligase domain-containing protein, with translation MSPFAHIMLLCWLPAILLASGYVNGQKLVVFAVVFGWLALPNGGYDLAGLPDYTKTSATTLALVLVAFLLGNQQVSAPRFQWFDLLPIAICVAPLFSSISNGLGLYDGVSAILLTSFTYGFPYAIGRTQLCNQNGLRMLCIGILAGSLIYVPLCLLEMRLSPQLHNWIYGYSHRWNAGGHRLGGWRPIVFLDGGLQLAMWMSTATLIGGWLWRKGVWRSSFGIGAGKLTLTLLATALLCRSAGALVLLCGGALVLWVTDLSRSKTALAALLLMPPTYMTVRTIGEWSWQPAVEVARALGEDRANSLRVRFENEDLLLQKAIEKPLFGWGGWGRSRAVDADGKDCITDGMWIIQLGEHGFFGLISTFALFILPLAMMLWNYPSKRLCDPELAAPLVLSVSMILISIDNLMNDMPNPVYIVGIGAVVGFAAGGRRQSHVTVDETQRRLDHGAILPRSLSYSTK, from the coding sequence ATGAGTCCTTTTGCCCACATCATGCTGCTATGCTGGTTGCCTGCAATCTTGCTGGCTTCAGGCTACGTGAACGGGCAGAAGCTCGTGGTATTTGCCGTAGTGTTCGGGTGGCTGGCGCTCCCTAATGGGGGATATGATCTCGCTGGGCTGCCCGACTACACAAAGACGTCTGCTACCACACTGGCCCTGGTGCTTGTCGCCTTTTTGCTCGGCAATCAGCAAGTATCTGCACCTCGCTTCCAATGGTTTGACTTGCTGCCAATCGCCATTTGCGTGGCCCCTCTATTCTCCTCCATCTCAAACGGCTTAGGGCTGTATGATGGAGTATCCGCTATCCTTTTGACATCGTTCACCTACGGCTTTCCGTACGCCATCGGAAGGACACAACTCTGCAATCAGAACGGCCTGCGGATGCTCTGCATCGGTATCCTAGCAGGGAGCCTCATCTACGTTCCACTATGCCTCTTGGAGATGCGGTTAAGCCCTCAGTTGCACAATTGGATTTACGGCTACTCGCACCGCTGGAATGCCGGCGGGCATCGCTTGGGTGGCTGGCGTCCGATCGTCTTCTTGGATGGCGGGCTGCAACTTGCGATGTGGATGTCTACCGCGACGCTGATCGGAGGTTGGCTGTGGCGGAAGGGCGTTTGGCGATCATCATTCGGCATAGGGGCGGGCAAGTTGACGCTCACCTTGCTGGCGACAGCATTGCTCTGCAGGTCTGCCGGGGCGCTAGTGCTTCTATGCGGTGGCGCGTTGGTGCTCTGGGTCACTGATCTCAGCCGATCGAAAACTGCGCTCGCGGCGCTCCTGCTCATGCCACCCACTTACATGACGGTACGCACCATCGGCGAGTGGAGCTGGCAGCCAGCCGTAGAAGTTGCCAGAGCGCTCGGCGAAGACCGCGCCAATTCGCTGCGAGTGCGGTTTGAGAATGAAGACCTCCTCTTGCAGAAGGCGATCGAGAAGCCGCTATTTGGGTGGGGAGGGTGGGGCCGCAGTCGCGCGGTCGACGCCGACGGGAAGGATTGCATTACCGACGGCATGTGGATTATCCAGCTCGGCGAGCATGGGTTTTTTGGGCTCATCAGTACCTTTGCACTCTTTATACTTCCGCTTGCAATGATGCTCTGGAACTACCCAAGCAAGAGGCTTTGCGATCCTGAACTTGCCGCCCCATTGGTCTTATCAGTCTCAATGATTCTGATCTCCATCGACAACCTGATGAATGACATGCCGAATCCAGTTTACATCGTTGGAATTGGTGCCGTGGTTGGCTTCGCCGCTGGAGGAAGACGGCAGTCACACGTCACCGTCGATGAGACCCAACGAAGGCTGGACCATGGCGCCATATTGCCGCGGAGCCTCTCCTATTCGACCAAGTGA